A single region of the Raphanus sativus cultivar WK10039 chromosome 1, ASM80110v3, whole genome shotgun sequence genome encodes:
- the LOC108840068 gene encoding F-box protein At1g49990-like, producing MGSNGAVSSFKVVRTSHKITEPLGRKGHRDMDFQDASLPFSSPAYCSNKPLNLNGMLYLWDQRRDDNTGTGPGVLVAHDFYAEEADDQCRIIPLPLPYSKCVRRCMSTSSGDVIYVEILERRLKVWKLKKSSNSDGEWWQLTRDEISMACDCFPLRMNPSDSDSVYLWSQQHSCLVSGNLRTQEFTLHQETQTWSDGEGCWRVNTSDSKNHMEAIYDPSSVITLSQFVLPQWMDPLPRPPN from the exons ATGGGCTCAAACGGTGCTGTTTCAAGCTTCAAAGTGGTTAGGACTTCTCACAAGATTACTGAGCCTCTAGGGAGAAAG GGTCACAGGGACATGGACTTTCAAGACGCTTCGCTCCCCTTTTCCTCTCCAGCTTACTGTTCTAATAAGCCCTTGAATCTCAACGGGATGCTTTATCTGTGGGACCAGAGACGGGATGATAATACTGGGACTGGCCCTGGAGTTCTTGTTGCTCATGACTTTTATGCTGAAGAAGCAGATGATCAGTGTCGGATTATACCACTCCCTCTCCCGTATAGCAAGTGCGTTAGGAGATGCATGTCTACTTCCTCTGGAGATGTTATCTATGTCGAAATATTGGAGCGAAGATTGAAGGTTTGGAAGCTGAAGAAGAGTAGCAACTCTGATGGAGAATGGTGGCAGTTGACAAGAGATGAAATCAGTATGGCCTGTGACTGTTTTCCTTTGAGGATGAACCCGTCTGATTCTGATTCGGTCTATCTATGGAGTCAACAGCACAGTTGCCTTGTATCTGGAAATTTAAGGACACAAGAGTTTACTCTTCATCAGGAAACACAGACTTGGAGTGATGGTGAAGGCTGCTGGCGCGTAAACACCTCAGATTCTAAGAATCATATGGAAGCTATATATGATCCATCTTCGGTGATCACATTATCACAGTTTGTGCTCCCACAGTGGATGGATCCACTGCCCCGCCCGCCAAATTGA